The following coding sequences lie in one Arachis ipaensis cultivar K30076 chromosome B05, Araip1.1, whole genome shotgun sequence genomic window:
- the LOC107643858 gene encoding LEAF RUST 10 DISEASE-RESISTANCE LOCUS RECEPTOR-LIKE PROTEIN KINASE-like 1.1 isoform X3 has protein sequence MALVHEFVFLFFSQLTLRLVAEPCSPSFDCGYLGKLRFPFTKTGYEQCGILTIHNCDSNSKPKQIQLQNNGKFFEVMNVNKDPDGTTTSMYIRDNDLYNLLESKNSEAFSHNYSLPFSFHFAHFHIKHNTTLLKCNKHMVHVELQKGISNYSGCSADDYDLYYGPSIGHSPMSSSTACIPINLPIKDFPDSRDPFTFLSANLLTVVQLSDECVNCHYLRRGQCQFNSEGKFYCANEKKRLSKARKVGIALGIILPSILIIGLLLLFFKRRRSFSREFQTRNTYADHSSNPDVEGGSVYFGIPLFSYKELEEATSRFDLNKQVGDGGFGTVYYGKLHDGREVAVKRLYEHNYRRVEQFMNEVQILTRLRHKNLVSLYGCTSRTSRELLLVYEYIPNGTVASHLHGESAKPGLLPWSTRMKIAVETASALAYLHATDIIHRDVKTNNILLDYSYCVKVADFGLSRLFPNDVTHVSTAPQGTPGYVDPEYYQCYQLTSKSDVYSFGVVLIELISSQPAVDMNRDKDEINLSNLAIKKIQEGSLVELVDPCLGFDSDNEVKRMVVSVAELAFQCLQQDKDLRPSMEKVLEMLERIESGKHEPEHLEVVDAGHGVSNVNSQQPQPSISPEWDQIVLLKNVKPPSSPITVTDSWESESTTPNVSA, from the exons ATGGCTCTAGTTCATGAATTTGTCTTCCTATTCTTTTCTCAACTCACTCTTCGCTTAGTAGCCGAACCTTGTTCACCTTCATTTGATTGTGGATATCTTGGCAAACTCAGATTCCCTTTCACCAAAACAGGATATGAGCAATGTGGCATATTGACAATACACAATTGTGATTCTAATTCCAAACCTAAACAGATCCAGCTACAGAACAATGGGAAATTCTTCGAAGTTATGAATGTAAATAAGGATCCGGATGGCACGACTACCTCGATGTACATAAGAGACAACGATCTCTACAATCTTCTGGAAAGCAAAAATTCTGAAGCCTTCAGCCACAATTATAGTCTTCCTTTCAGCTTTCATTTTGCTCATTTTCATATCAAACACAACACAACTCTACTGAAGTGCAACAAGCATATGGTCCATGTAGAACTCCAGAAAGGAATTTCTAATTACTCAGGGTGCTCTGCCGATGATTATGATCTATATTATGGACCTTCCATCGGTCATAGTCCTATGAGTTCTTCGACAGCATGCATACCAATCAACCTTCCAATCAAAGACTTCCCGGATTCGCGAGATCCATTTACGTTTTTATCTGCTAATTTATTAACTGTGGTACAATTGTCTGATGAATGTGTAAATTGTCACTACCTTAGAAGAGGGCAGTGTCAATTTAACAGTGAAGGGAAATTTTACTGTGCCAATG AGAAAAAAAGATTGAGCAAGGCTCGGAAAGTTGGCATAG CATTAGGTATCATACTCCCAAGCATCTTAATCATTGGATTGCTCCTTCTGTTCTTCAAACGAAGACGTAGTTTCTCACGTGAATTCCAGACAAGAAACACTTATGCTGATCACTCCTCAAATCCAGACGTAGAAGGCGGAAGCGTGTACTTTGGAATTCCCCTTTTCTCCTACAAGGAGCTTGAAGAAGCAACAAGCCGCTTCGACCTTAATAAACAAGTTGGAGATGGAGGATTCGGGACCGTCTACTATG GGAAACTCCATGACGGACGAGAAGTTGCCGTGAAACGCTTATACGAGCACAACTACAGACGAGTTGAGCAGTTCATGAACGAAGTGCAGATCCTCACACGTTTGCGCCACAAGAATCTTGTGTCCCTCTATGGCTGCACTTCACGCACGAGCCGCGAACTACTGCTTGTATATGAATATATTCCCAACGGAACTGTTGCTTCTCATCTTCATGGTGAATCAGCAAAGCCTGGCTTACTACCTTGGTCCACAAGAATGAAAATTGCTGTAGAAACTGCTAGTGCTTTAGCTTATCTCCATGCTACTGACATCATTCACCGCGACGTAAAAACCAACAACATTCTTCTTGATTACAGTTATTGCGTTAAAGTTGCAGACTTTGGCCTTTCAAGACTATTCCCCAATGATGTTACACATGTCTCTACGGCGCCACAAGGAACTCCGGGATATGTTGATCCGGAGTATTACCAATGTTATCAGCTTACGAGCAAGAGTGATGTGTATAGTTTTGGAGTCGTGCTGATCGAGTTAATATCGTCTCAGCCGGCTGTTGATATGAACAGAGACAAGGATGAGATTAATTTGTCTAATCTCGCCATAAAGAAGATTCAAGAAGGTTCACTTGTTGAGCTTGTTGACCCTTGTCTGGGTTTTGATTCGGACAATGAGGTTAAGAGGATGGTTGTTTCGGTTGCGGAATTAGCTTTTCAGTGTTTGCAACAGGACAAGGACTTGAGACCTTCAATGGAGAAAGTGTTGGAAATGCTGGAGAGAATTGAGAGTGGGAAGCATGAACCAGAGCATTTAGAAGTAGTAGATGCTGGTCATGGTGTCAGTAATGTAAATTCTCAACaaccacaaccttcaatttcaCCAGAATGGGACCAAATTGTGTTGTTGAAGAATGTGAAGCCACCTTCTTCGCCAATAACTGTTACTGATAGCTGGGAAAGTGAATCAACTACGCCTAATGTTAGTGCTTAA